In Spirochaetales bacterium, a single genomic region encodes these proteins:
- the tilS gene encoding tRNA lysidine(34) synthetase TilS, whose translation MNWKEKTEKALGECHVKKGFRILVAYSGGPDSTALLHVLKELSESWRLGLFAAYLDHGLRSRGEIEKEVAYIRKSLEVSHLELFIGRIPQGELAEIAANQSRSIEDVAREKRYLFLESVSRKIHADLIALGHTEDDHLETLIMRFFQGSDITGLNGIPLKRDSIVRPLYYWSRSDVIRFLAERDIRYMTDSTNMKTGYLRNKIRLNLIPVIQNIFPGFRTSLRRFSEKTAVLNDYFDGETASRLKWEKVSRGFRINGEEFLSAHEKIRLFSLYRVINRMGKVEKGIKKGRLPYHFLSVVLDEHAVRRKTVILRGYGIILLWKGNYLFCISDIVYPKRIGYLIIAEKRRRVVIPDSDIMIEFIRENTAMSGNTLAQEENVEYLDESRIDHPLIVRSRMPGDRMDMEKGKKSLKKLFNEWKVPEADRWMIPVLEDRKGIIGILGDCTGVRNRFIPGVKTEGKKAACSLGIKVTKLPGRGNESLPE comes from the coding sequence GTGAACTGGAAAGAAAAAACAGAAAAGGCACTTGGAGAATGTCATGTTAAAAAAGGCTTCCGGATACTGGTAGCGTATTCAGGGGGACCGGATTCGACCGCACTTCTCCATGTCCTCAAGGAACTTTCGGAAAGCTGGCGTCTTGGTCTGTTTGCCGCTTATCTCGATCACGGATTGAGAAGCCGCGGGGAAATTGAAAAGGAAGTCGCGTATATACGGAAATCCCTTGAAGTCTCGCATCTCGAGCTTTTTATTGGAAGAATACCGCAAGGCGAACTTGCCGAAATAGCGGCAAACCAATCACGCAGTATTGAAGATGTGGCGCGGGAAAAGCGGTACCTTTTTCTCGAATCGGTTTCCCGGAAGATTCACGCCGATCTCATCGCGTTAGGTCATACCGAAGACGATCATCTGGAAACCCTCATTATGAGGTTTTTTCAGGGCTCGGATATTACGGGGCTCAATGGAATCCCGCTCAAGAGAGACAGTATTGTCAGACCCCTTTATTATTGGTCCAGGTCCGATGTCATCCGGTTTCTGGCAGAGCGTGATATCCGATATATGACCGATTCGACCAACATGAAAACCGGATATTTGAGAAATAAAATCCGGTTGAACCTCATTCCGGTCATTCAGAATATATTTCCCGGTTTCAGGACGAGTCTCAGGCGGTTTTCGGAAAAAACAGCTGTACTCAATGATTATTTCGACGGGGAAACCGCTTCAAGATTGAAGTGGGAAAAAGTGTCCCGCGGTTTCAGGATAAACGGTGAGGAATTCCTTTCGGCGCATGAAAAAATAAGGCTTTTTTCGCTTTATCGCGTTATTAACCGGATGGGTAAAGTCGAGAAGGGGATTAAAAAAGGCCGATTACCCTACCATTTTTTATCTGTCGTTCTGGATGAGCATGCGGTCAGACGAAAAACCGTCATATTGCGGGGATACGGTATTATTCTTTTGTGGAAAGGAAATTATCTTTTTTGTATATCAGATATTGTCTATCCCAAAAGAATAGGTTATCTTATTATTGCAGAGAAGCGCAGGAGAGTTGTTATTCCGGATTCGGATATCATGATAGAGTTTATCCGTGAAAATACGGCAATGTCCGGTAATACCTTGGCGCAAGAAGAAAATGTCGAATATCTTGATGAAAGCAGGATCGACCATCCCCTTATTGTACGTTCGAGAATGCCAGGCGACAGAATGGACATGGAAAAGGGGAAAAAAAGCCTTAAAAAATTGTTCAATGAATGGAAAGTGCCGGAAGCAGACCGATGGATGATACCTGTCCTCGAGGATCGGAAGGGAATAATCGGGATTCTGGGCGATTGCACCGGTGTTCGAAATCGATTCATACCCGGTGTCAAAACAGAGGGGAAAAAGGCGGCCTGCAGCCTGGGCATCAAGGTGACGAAACTGCCGGGCAGGGGCAATGAAAGCCTTCCTGAATAA
- a CDS encoding aminoacyl-tRNA hydrolase — protein MKTRHNVGFQTVDTLAEKIGVKLKKLVFKSYIRAKGVYHGREIVLVKPLTFMNRSGIILGDVLRYARASIDDIVVVCDNLDLEPGICRFRLKGSSAGNKGLASLIDHAGTRDFKRLYIGIGRPPFRGDVIRYVLGVPGKEDRTRIAASIRCASEGILMLLEKSPEEVMNSVNGGER, from the coding sequence ATGAAAACCCGGCACAATGTCGGATTTCAGACGGTCGATACGCTTGCCGAGAAAATCGGCGTGAAACTGAAGAAACTCGTATTCAAGTCCTACATCAGGGCAAAAGGCGTATATCACGGCAGGGAGATCGTCCTTGTCAAACCGCTGACGTTTATGAACAGGTCCGGCATAATCTTGGGTGACGTGCTTCGCTACGCCCGGGCGTCGATTGACGATATTGTGGTCGTGTGTGACAACCTCGATCTCGAACCGGGTATCTGCAGGTTCAGACTGAAGGGTTCTTCCGCAGGCAACAAGGGACTCGCTTCGTTGATCGACCACGCGGGAACCCGGGATTTCAAGCGTCTGTATATCGGCATCGGGCGTCCCCCTTTTCGCGGCGACGTTATACGTTATGTACTTGGCGTTCCCGGAAAGGAAGATCGAACCCGTATAGCCGCTTCGATCAGGTGTGCCTCGGAAGGCATCCTCATGCTTTTGGAGAAAAGCCCGGAAGAAGTGATGAACAGTGTCAACGGCGGCGAGAGGTGA
- a CDS encoding 50S ribosomal protein L25 yields MEQRTLQGIERKNLKKGYTRELRRKGKIPAVIYGHSDPRAIAVDGHEFNSKFKVISENIIIKLMVDGHVYSVLVKDFQEDIVTEEILHLDFFEIEKGKHLKTHVPIHTHGTPMGVKEGGIFELLVHEIEVECLPKDLPEDIAIDVTNLILGHSIHVRDLPEITDVRFLNAPDQVVCTVARKREVKEVEVEEEAIGEEAEAAAEEQPEEE; encoded by the coding sequence ATGGAGCAAAGAACGTTACAGGGGATTGAACGTAAAAATCTGAAAAAGGGATATACCCGGGAACTCAGAAGAAAAGGTAAAATACCGGCTGTTATCTACGGACATAGCGACCCCAGAGCCATTGCCGTTGACGGGCATGAGTTTAACTCGAAATTCAAGGTGATTTCGGAGAATATCATTATTAAATTGATGGTTGACGGTCATGTATATTCAGTTCTGGTAAAGGATTTTCAGGAGGACATTGTCACCGAGGAAATCCTGCATCTCGATTTCTTTGAGATAGAAAAAGGGAAGCACCTGAAAACACATGTACCGATTCACACCCATGGAACGCCGATGGGCGTGAAGGAGGGTGGAATCTTCGAGTTGCTTGTCCATGAGATTGAGGTCGAATGTCTTCCGAAAGATCTCCCGGAAGACATTGCCATCGATGTCACCAACCTCATCCTCGGCCATTCGATACATGTCCGCGACCTTCCCGAAATTACGGACGTCCGTTTTTTAAACGCGCCGGATCAGGTAGTATGTACGGTCGCGCGCAAACGTGAGGTGAAGGAAGTCGAAGTAGAAGAAGAGGCGATCGGGGAAGAAGCTGAAGCGGCGGCAGAGGAGCAGCCGGAGGAGGAATAA
- the serC gene encoding 3-phosphoserine/phosphohydroxythreonine transaminase, producing the protein MKRVYNFSAGPAMLPVSVLKKAQEEMLDYGGSGMSVMEMSHRGSVFAGILKEATELLREVMGVPSNYKILFLQGGASLQFAMVPVNLFRKSRKADFIHTGAWSKKAMAEAKKLGTVNVVASSEDKNFTYIPDWDDNAFSPDADYVHITTNNTIYGTRFTTFPSTGNVPLVADMSSNILSEAVDVSKFGIIYAGAQKNIGPAGVTVVVIREDLLGHAPEKTLSMLDYKIQADNDSCYNTPPCYSIYIAMMVFKWIKDQGGLAAVEKTNKEKAKLLYDYLDESAMFKSPVRPKDRSIMNVPFVTDSDELNAAFIKEAANRGLVTLKGHRSVGGMRASIYNAMPVEGVKKLIEVMKKFEHDNR; encoded by the coding sequence ATGAAAAGAGTGTACAATTTTTCCGCTGGTCCTGCGATGCTGCCCGTATCGGTGTTGAAAAAGGCGCAGGAGGAAATGCTCGATTACGGCGGAAGCGGGATGTCGGTCATGGAAATGAGCCACCGCGGTTCCGTTTTCGCGGGCATACTCAAGGAAGCGACCGAACTCCTGCGTGAGGTGATGGGTGTGCCGTCGAACTACAAGATCCTCTTTCTCCAGGGAGGCGCATCGCTTCAGTTTGCCATGGTGCCGGTCAATCTTTTCAGAAAAAGCAGAAAGGCCGATTTTATCCATACCGGTGCGTGGTCGAAAAAGGCCATGGCGGAGGCGAAAAAACTGGGAACCGTGAATGTGGTCGCCTCATCGGAAGACAAAAACTTTACTTATATCCCCGATTGGGACGACAACGCCTTCAGTCCGGACGCCGATTACGTTCACATCACGACGAACAATACGATTTACGGGACCAGGTTTACGACGTTTCCCTCAACGGGGAATGTCCCGCTCGTCGCGGATATGTCCTCCAATATCCTCTCCGAGGCCGTGGATGTATCGAAATTCGGCATCATCTACGCGGGCGCACAGAAGAATATCGGACCTGCGGGCGTTACCGTGGTCGTCATAAGGGAGGACCTTCTCGGACATGCACCGGAGAAAACCCTTTCGATGCTCGATTATAAAATACAGGCGGACAATGATTCCTGTTACAATACCCCGCCCTGCTACAGCATCTATATCGCAATGATGGTCTTCAAATGGATAAAGGACCAGGGAGGCCTTGCCGCGGTCGAAAAGACGAACAAGGAGAAAGCGAAGCTGCTGTATGATTATCTGGACGAATCGGCAATGTTCAAAAGTCCCGTCCGGCCAAAGGACAGATCGATCATGAACGTTCCCTTCGTGACGGATTCGGATGAATTGAACGCGGCATTTATCAAGGAAGCCGCGAACCGGGGATTGGTCACCCTGAAAGGACACCGCTCGGTGGGCGGAATGAGGGCGAGTATTTATAACGCGATGCCGGTCGAAGGCGTTAAAAAACTCATCGAGGTAATGAAAAAATTCGAACATGATAATCGTTAG
- the ftsH gene encoding ATP-dependent zinc metalloprotease FtsH, whose product MSSNGNNNTNNEGNNSNKKLPKFNFGNRAALISFLILLGFFLFFLVFQNRDFINEISYTDFLKDLKAGKISAVKILNDRIILGTYGTYKDERISEFRTVIPYNDENLMSDLIDSGVRIEGGNITRSPIEIFFDLLPWVIGFLFIWFMFRQVQGSGNKAFSFGKSRAKRYLDTGKKITFADVAGQKEAKYELQEVVEFLKNPGKFVKIGAKIPTGVLLVGLPGTGKTLLAKAIAGEANVAFFHMSGSDFVEMFVGVGASRVRDLFDQGRKNAPCILFIDELDAVGRTRGAGYGGGHDEREQTLNQMLVEMDGFDTKDGVIILAATNRPDVLDPALLRPGRFDRQVVIDMPDINEREDILKIHCRKIPTSSGIDFKKLARATPGTSGADLANMVNEAALFAARKNKQKVEMQDFEEARDKILMGIAKKSKIIPPKERKMTAYHESGHAILHFLLQNVDPLHKVTIIPHGRALGMSLSLPEQDTYSRSKAWLIDSITIRMGGYAAEKLIYNETTTGSQADIEQATAIARRMVCEWGMSDDLGPIAFGQKDEPIFLGKEIARHKEYSEETARKIDDEIESIVTTCLNQAQMMLRDNKDKLTLLAETLVVRETLDGEEVSELLGFEYKRAVE is encoded by the coding sequence GTGAGTAGCAACGGAAATAACAATACGAATAATGAAGGCAATAATTCAAATAAGAAACTGCCGAAATTCAATTTCGGAAACCGTGCAGCTCTCATATCGTTTCTCATTCTATTGGGATTTTTCCTCTTTTTTCTGGTGTTTCAGAACAGGGATTTTATCAATGAGATTTCATATACCGATTTTCTCAAGGACTTGAAGGCGGGGAAGATATCCGCCGTCAAAATTCTCAATGACAGGATCATTCTGGGAACATACGGTACATATAAAGATGAACGAATCAGCGAATTCAGAACCGTCATACCATATAACGACGAAAATCTCATGTCCGACCTCATCGATTCGGGAGTAAGAATTGAAGGGGGAAATATTACCCGTTCACCGATAGAGATCTTCTTTGATCTGCTTCCATGGGTGATCGGATTTCTTTTTATATGGTTTATGTTCAGACAGGTTCAGGGAAGTGGAAACAAGGCTTTTTCTTTCGGGAAAAGCCGGGCAAAACGATATCTGGATACGGGTAAAAAGATTACTTTTGCGGATGTCGCCGGTCAGAAAGAGGCCAAATATGAGCTTCAGGAAGTGGTTGAATTTCTGAAAAACCCCGGCAAGTTTGTAAAAATTGGTGCAAAAATACCGACTGGGGTGCTTCTTGTCGGTCTGCCCGGTACGGGGAAAACCCTGCTCGCAAAGGCGATCGCCGGTGAGGCGAATGTGGCGTTTTTCCATATGTCGGGATCGGACTTCGTCGAGATGTTCGTCGGAGTCGGCGCAAGCCGTGTGAGGGACCTTTTTGACCAGGGACGAAAAAACGCCCCCTGTATCCTCTTCATCGATGAACTCGATGCGGTGGGAAGAACACGCGGGGCCGGATACGGTGGCGGCCATGATGAACGGGAACAGACATTGAACCAGATGCTCGTTGAAATGGACGGTTTTGACACAAAAGACGGGGTGATAATCCTTGCCGCGACCAACAGACCGGATGTTCTCGATCCGGCACTGCTGCGGCCTGGAAGATTCGATCGTCAGGTTGTCATCGACATGCCCGACATCAACGAGAGGGAGGATATCCTCAAGATCCATTGTAGAAAAATACCGACATCATCCGGTATCGATTTTAAAAAACTCGCACGAGCGACACCCGGAACATCGGGCGCGGATCTCGCGAATATGGTCAATGAAGCCGCCCTTTTCGCGGCGCGGAAAAACAAACAAAAGGTCGAAATGCAGGATTTCGAGGAAGCGCGGGACAAGATCCTTATGGGGATTGCAAAAAAATCGAAGATTATTCCTCCCAAAGAACGGAAGATGACCGCCTACCACGAATCCGGGCACGCGATACTCCATTTTCTTCTCCAGAATGTAGATCCGCTGCACAAGGTTACCATTATCCCTCACGGCAGGGCTTTGGGCATGTCGCTTTCTTTGCCCGAACAGGATACCTATTCGCGCAGCAAGGCATGGCTTATCGACAGTATTACCATCAGAATGGGTGGTTATGCAGCGGAAAAACTCATCTACAACGAAACGACGACAGGTTCCCAGGCGGATATCGAGCAGGCGACGGCGATCGCAAGGAGAATGGTGTGCGAATGGGGAATGAGTGACGATCTTGGACCGATCGCGTTCGGACAAAAAGACGAACCGATATTTTTGGGAAAAGAGATAGCGAGACACAAGGAATATTCGGAGGAAACCGCGCGAAAAATCGATGACGAGATTGAAAGCATCGTCACCACATGCCTGAACCAGGCGCAAATGATGCTGAGAGACAACAAAGACAAACTCACCCTCCTGGCCGAAACCCTGGTGGTGCGGGAAACCCTCGACGGCGAAGAAGTGAGTGAGTTGCTTGGTTTCGAATACAAACGTGCCGTGGAATAG
- the ispE gene encoding 4-(cytidine 5'-diphospho)-2-C-methyl-D-erythritol kinase — MNETIAIQAPAKINLHLEVGGLRGDRYHQLISLFQAVSLYDSLTFRRTAGSGECIIRGNCLLPMEKNVVFHAYKAFMKETGLNAGVAVDLVKEIPEGSGLGGGSSDAAATLFCLDRLFRQNMDGAVLEKLAARLGSDVVFFLKAEAALVTGRGERVMPLTPRSDFHIVIVYPDFHVSTVLAYGWLDEARKEDAHEYIFGMMPEEIAVEYRDLHPSVWRFFNSFEPVIKNRFPVLNRIEEDIKSAGAHITGISGSGSSVFGLFSERSTASKAALPLMKKYAKVFVVEPLDKMPQPVVL; from the coding sequence ATGAACGAGACGATCGCCATTCAGGCTCCCGCAAAAATAAACCTTCACCTCGAAGTGGGGGGGCTGAGAGGTGACCGTTATCATCAGCTGATCAGTCTTTTTCAGGCGGTCTCCCTATACGATTCCCTGACGTTTCGTCGTACCGCGGGAAGCGGCGAATGTATCATCAGGGGGAATTGTCTTCTCCCGATGGAAAAAAATGTTGTTTTTCACGCATACAAGGCTTTCATGAAGGAAACGGGTCTCAATGCGGGTGTGGCGGTCGATCTTGTCAAGGAAATACCGGAAGGCTCCGGATTGGGCGGGGGATCGAGTGACGCGGCCGCGACGCTTTTCTGTCTCGACCGGCTTTTCCGGCAAAACATGGACGGGGCGGTGCTGGAAAAACTGGCGGCCCGTCTTGGCAGTGATGTGGTCTTTTTCTTAAAAGCGGAGGCCGCTTTAGTGACCGGAAGGGGTGAGCGCGTTATGCCGTTAACCCCCCGATCGGATTTCCATATTGTTATCGTTTATCCTGATTTTCATGTCAGCACGGTACTGGCATACGGCTGGCTCGATGAGGCGCGCAAAGAAGATGCCCATGAATATATATTCGGCATGATGCCGGAAGAAATCGCGGTGGAGTACCGGGACCTTCACCCGTCTGTCTGGAGGTTTTTCAATTCGTTTGAACCTGTGATAAAAAACCGTTTTCCTGTTTTAAATCGGATCGAAGAGGATATAAAATCGGCGGGGGCTCACATAACCGGGATTTCGGGAAGCGGGTCTTCGGTTTTCGGCCTCTTTTCCGAAAGATCCACCGCATCGAAGGCGGCTTTACCATTAATGAAAAAATATGCAAAAGTATTTGTCGTCGAGCCACTTGATAAAATGCCCCAACCTGTAGTATTATGA
- a CDS encoding redox-sensing transcriptional repressor Rex yields MRERGKCIPELSIVRLCQMYRYLEDCNRHGITTVFSPEIGENLGVQAHTVRKDISRLGEIGNTAAGYDVKNLKAHIYRHLNLQKKRNACVVGLGRLGQAIINYQEFFEGSYRIKAGFDSNINTLEMINTTIDLYPSYRISEIVQTYRIELAVIAVPAGSAQQVCDRLVEGGVRGIINFAPVIVRTGKKGVIIRNSDLYGEFRILSTLMDQSRAPAAFYSR; encoded by the coding sequence ATGAGGGAAAGGGGTAAATGTATACCCGAACTTTCTATCGTCCGCCTCTGCCAGATGTATCGATATCTGGAAGATTGCAATCGTCATGGAATAACAACCGTGTTTTCTCCTGAAATCGGTGAAAATCTCGGGGTCCAGGCACATACGGTCCGTAAGGATATCAGCCGCCTTGGCGAGATCGGCAATACGGCGGCCGGTTATGATGTAAAAAACCTGAAAGCCCATATCTATCGCCATCTCAATCTGCAAAAGAAGCGGAATGCGTGCGTCGTCGGTCTCGGAAGACTGGGCCAGGCGATCATCAATTACCAGGAGTTTTTCGAGGGAAGTTACAGGATCAAAGCCGGATTTGATTCGAATATTAATACCCTTGAGATGATCAATACGACGATTGATCTTTATCCTTCATACAGAATTTCCGAAATCGTTCAAACATACCGGATCGAACTTGCCGTTATCGCGGTTCCCGCCGGTTCGGCACAGCAGGTATGCGACAGGCTTGTCGAGGGTGGTGTTCGCGGTATCATTAATTTCGCACCCGTTATTGTGAGAACAGGAAAAAAAGGGGTCATTATTCGTAATAGTGATCTCTATGGCGAGTTCAGAATTCTTTCGACATTGATGGATCAATCCAGGGCTCCGGCTGCATTTTACAGCAGGTAA
- the spoVG gene encoding septation regulator SpoVG: MEITDVKIKKVVSDGKLKAYVSLTFDDCFVVHNLKIIEGKGGIFVAMPNRKTKKGEFKDIAHPINSDCRSSIQNRILSEYEKVKDQDIETVEADEE, translated from the coding sequence ATGGAGATTACTGATGTTAAAATCAAGAAGGTGGTTTCGGACGGGAAACTGAAAGCATATGTCTCATTGACCTTCGATGATTGCTTTGTCGTTCATAATCTCAAGATTATTGAAGGAAAGGGAGGAATTTTCGTTGCGATGCCGAATCGGAAAACGAAAAAGGGTGAGTTCAAGGATATTGCTCATCCCATCAATTCCGATTGCAGGAGTTCTATACAAAATCGAATACTCTCCGAGTATGAAAAGGTAAAAGATCAGGATATCGAAACTGTGGAAGCAGATGAAGAATGA
- a CDS encoding pentapeptide repeat-containing protein, which translates to MVNPSERGTTIVSVAAMIIMKKMKRRLKLFMKKKLKFIAGTMPQKVAEGFRTIFNTPFRYALVLCSFAVFILVVFDVRYFWDSRGIDWIRVIAGAHGVFFDVLVFALVVLAIDLLRERRKKIYNCRELLKDFCFWDDREGILRKSGIIRQLSDLGAGVPAIRGLNLHGADLRNLKLNKSRFIGCDLSGADLSNTELNHSRFIVVFENNQDRDSDYSSIRFDGAILARTSFCDARLDNIDFSSLDMRRIRFSRSHLKDAVFMGACLHFADFCDCDLQGALFLHADLYRARFKRANLCGAQLSKGKQESWENGFCARCPHANFERAVLNNAGLAWVDLSYANMAHAHFVRARMDHCNLSRARLDGSIFVDADLRSADFFLATLDDADLSRANLKGARHLTVDQLKHVKTLYQASLDDELVREITASNLGRLLTYPDNNTRR; encoded by the coding sequence ATGGTAAACCCGTCCGAGAGGGGAACGACAATAGTATCGGTGGCCGCCATGATTATAATGAAGAAAATGAAGCGCCGGCTCAAGCTCTTCATGAAAAAAAAACTCAAATTTATAGCCGGGACCATGCCGCAGAAGGTCGCGGAGGGGTTCCGTACGATTTTCAATACACCATTCCGATATGCCCTCGTGCTTTGTTCTTTCGCCGTTTTTATTCTTGTTGTTTTCGATGTGCGTTATTTTTGGGATAGCCGGGGAATTGACTGGATTCGGGTGATAGCGGGGGCCCACGGGGTTTTTTTTGATGTTCTTGTTTTTGCTCTTGTCGTGCTCGCGATCGATCTTCTTCGCGAACGGCGCAAGAAAATATACAATTGTCGTGAATTGCTCAAGGATTTTTGTTTTTGGGACGACAGGGAGGGGATCTTGCGGAAATCCGGAATTATAAGGCAGTTGAGCGACCTCGGTGCGGGGGTGCCGGCCATCAGGGGGTTGAACCTCCATGGCGCCGATCTGCGGAATCTGAAACTCAATAAATCCCGCTTTATCGGTTGTGATCTTTCGGGCGCGGATTTGAGTAATACAGAGTTGAATCATTCGAGATTCATCGTCGTTTTCGAGAATAATCAAGACAGAGACTCCGATTATTCATCGATCCGGTTCGATGGGGCAATCCTCGCAAGAACTTCTTTCTGTGACGCCCGGCTGGACAATATCGATTTTTCCTCGCTTGACATGAGGAGGATAAGGTTTTCCAGATCACATTTAAAGGATGCGGTGTTCATGGGAGCGTGTCTTCACTTTGCCGATTTTTGTGATTGCGATCTGCAGGGCGCGCTGTTTCTTCATGCCGATCTCTACAGGGCGCGATTCAAACGGGCCAATCTTTGCGGCGCACAATTGAGCAAGGGTAAACAGGAATCGTGGGAAAACGGATTTTGCGCGCGTTGTCCACATGCCAATTTCGAACGCGCGGTGTTGAATAATGCCGGTCTTGCCTGGGTCGACTTGTCATACGCGAATATGGCTCACGCTCATTTTGTCAGGGCGAGGATGGATCATTGTAATCTCAGCCGGGCGAGGCTTGATGGTTCGATTTTTGTCGATGCGGATTTGCGTTCGGCTGACTTTTTTCTCGCCACGCTGGACGATGCCGATCTATCCCGTGCGAACCTCAAAGGGGCGCGACACCTCACCGTCGATCAACTCAAACACGTAAAGACCCTTTATCAGGCGTCGCTCGATGACGAACTTGTCCGGGAGATCACTGCAAGTAACCTGGGCCGTCTGCTCACCTATCCCGATAACAATACCCGCAGATGA
- a CDS encoding trypsin-like peptidase domain-containing protein, translated as MAVKPLTEVYIEDVEKLIDDEKLMYALQDIAFLKKNNNGIGNEVLEDLENKVYEKVAAQFRDYLEKKEINKAAALYRSLATIGKTDLLPGWSYKRILFSIAGEEVEKGNRASAVMIYLKAMETEECDAEDFATMISLASEIGNTKAIKKISDVMNGLGIPVKKEYMELLSGKTTKAEMMNGTAIIWVDKGIKIEQGYGIPDRVLGSGFFVDSRGYMLTNHHVIESEVDPEYEGFSRLYIRLSKNVNERVPAKVVGYDRIFDLALLKVSITPDYVFYSAGDVEVEPGDKVNAIGAPLGLENTLTSGIISNVSRRFIQMGDVMQIDAPVNPGNSGGPLLDDNDNLVGVVFAGLEMFEGLNFAIPYNWVNMVFPGLFEEGEVIHPWLGLALAENEKGLEVIYTVPGEPAWRVGIQKGDIIESLDGSPFKSIRDIQEAILRFEPETLMKLSWKRGDSSVESIICLGKRPFSPIEYAIKRDIKENIIIPLFGMEIKAVKNFLWDTEYVVNRVYQGSIADNSGISENDPLSIQRWRLDMENRIAIIQVFVKKRKAGFFENIVQLAAYLETDNFL; from the coding sequence GTGGCGGTAAAACCGCTTACCGAGGTTTATATCGAAGATGTGGAGAAACTCATCGACGATGAAAAACTCATGTACGCACTCCAGGATATCGCCTTTCTCAAAAAAAATAATAATGGAATCGGAAACGAAGTGCTGGAAGACCTGGAGAACAAGGTATATGAAAAGGTGGCCGCGCAATTCCGGGACTATCTCGAAAAAAAAGAAATTAATAAGGCGGCGGCGCTTTATCGATCGCTTGCCACTATCGGAAAAACGGACCTGCTTCCCGGCTGGTCGTATAAACGGATTCTCTTTTCGATTGCCGGGGAGGAGGTGGAAAAAGGAAACAGGGCGTCTGCCGTAATGATCTACCTCAAGGCTATGGAAACGGAAGAGTGTGACGCCGAAGATTTCGCGACCATGATTTCCCTCGCCTCAGAGATAGGCAACACGAAGGCGATAAAAAAAATATCGGATGTTATGAATGGTCTTGGAATCCCCGTAAAGAAAGAATACATGGAGTTGTTATCGGGAAAGACGACCAAGGCGGAAATGATGAACGGAACGGCGATCATCTGGGTGGATAAAGGGATAAAAATCGAACAGGGGTACGGGATACCGGATCGCGTGCTTGGCAGCGGGTTTTTTGTCGATTCACGCGGATACATGCTCACCAACCACCATGTTATCGAGAGCGAAGTCGATCCGGAATATGAAGGATTTTCCAGGCTTTATATCCGTCTTTCAAAAAATGTCAATGAACGGGTGCCGGCCAAAGTCGTTGGATACGACAGGATATTCGATCTGGCTCTTTTAAAGGTATCGATCACCCCGGATTACGTTTTTTATTCGGCGGGTGATGTCGAGGTTGAGCCTGGTGACAAGGTAAACGCGATAGGAGCGCCGCTCGGGCTTGAAAACACATTGACCTCCGGAATTATCTCCAATGTTTCCAGAAGATTTATCCAGATGGGCGATGTGATGCAGATAGATGCACCGGTTAATCCGGGTAACAGCGGCGGGCCGCTTCTCGATGATAATGACAATCTGGTCGGTGTCGTTTTCGCGGGACTCGAAATGTTTGAAGGCCTTAATTTCGCGATTCCCTATAATTGGGTAAACATGGTGTTTCCCGGTCTTTTCGAGGAGGGAGAAGTCATCCATCCATGGCTCGGTCTTGCGTTGGCGGAAAACGAAAAGGGGCTTGAGGTCATTTATACCGTTCCCGGGGAACCTGCCTGGAGGGTGGGAATACAGAAAGGGGATATTATCGAAAGCCTCGACGGTTCCCCGTTCAAGTCGATAAGAGATATTCAGGAAGCGATATTACGGTTCGAACCGGAAACCCTGATGAAGCTTTCATGGAAAAGGGGCGACTCGTCTGTTGAAAGTATCATTTGCCTCGGGAAGCGCCCGTTCAGTCCGATCGAATACGCGATAAAGCGTGATATAAAAGAAAATATTATCATTCCCCTTTTCGGTATGGAGATAAAAGCCGTTAAAAATTTCTTATGGGATACCGAGTATGTAGTGAATCGAGTGTATCAGGGTTCTATTGCCGATAATTCCGGTATTTCGGAAAACGATCCGCTGAGTATTCAGCGATGGCGTTTGGATATGGAGAACAGGATCGCGATTATCCAGGTTTTTGTGAAAAAAAGAAAGGCAGGGTTTTTCGAGAATATTGTTCAACTTGCAGCGTATCTCGAGACGGATAATTTTCTGTAA